The following proteins come from a genomic window of bacterium:
- a CDS encoding ATP-binding protein encodes MEVNIGQNQVLLQIKSDDKYLRLVRTMVEEISSLAGFASHDIADIVLAVDEACANIIKHAYSGDSTKDIFIKLSLLSNGIEVILKDYGRKVHPEKMKGRELDEIRPGGLGIYFMKKIMDSVQYIIHDDADGTELIMVKHVRNGGGREKKH; translated from the coding sequence ATGGAAGTCAATATCGGACAAAATCAGGTTCTCCTGCAAATAAAGAGCGATGATAAATATCTGCGTCTTGTGAGGACGATGGTGGAAGAGATATCTTCCCTCGCGGGTTTTGCCTCACATGACATCGCCGATATTGTTCTTGCGGTAGACGAAGCCTGTGCTAATATTATTAAACACGCCTATAGCGGAGACAGCACAAAAGATATTTTTATTAAGCTGTCATTGCTCAGTAACGGGATAGAAGTGATTTTAAAGGATTACGGGCGGAAAGTCCATCCCGAAAAGATGAAAGGCAGAGAGCTGGATGAAATAAGGCCGGGCGGCCTCGGAATTTACTTTATGAAAAAAATAATGGATAGTGTACAATATATCATCCATGATGATGCTGACGGAACCGAGCTGATAATGGTTAAGCATGTAAGAAACGGCGGCGGCAGAGAGAAGAAACATTAA
- a CDS encoding STAS domain-containing protein: MEFERKSEGDIEVVLLKGDMDSHTSPKARDFFAGVLKEENKKLVVDLTDVKYISSAGLATLIEVFQKMHRYGGFLKLCGMNDTTRGIFEIAKLDSIFAIYETRDEAVSSFSS, translated from the coding sequence ATGGAATTTGAAAGAAAGTCCGAAGGCGATATCGAAGTTGTGCTGCTTAAAGGGGATATGGATTCGCATACTTCTCCGAAAGCCAGAGATTTTTTCGCGGGTGTTCTTAAAGAGGAGAATAAAAAGCTTGTTGTTGACCTTACGGATGTAAAATATATAAGCAGCGCGGGGCTTGCGACCTTGATAGAAGTCTTCCAGAAAATGCACAGGTACGGCGGATTTCTTAAGTTGTGCGGGATGAACGATACGACAAGAGGAATCTTTGAAATAGCAAAACTGGATTCCATATTCGCTATTTATGAAACAAGGGATGAAGCAGTAAGTTCATTCTCTTCCTAA
- a CDS encoding SpoIIE family protein phosphatase: MKDKDKGSTSSEKLRRKVSDLKKLITVGGIINSTLDINELLDRAMKVAENIMNVEASALMLLDEKTDELVFKIAHGDAGEKIKEIRLRKGQGIGGWVAREQKPLIINDVENDSRHFKGADEHSGFKTRAILCVPLTAKNKTIGVLQVLNPIEKEGFGDEDRELLESFSSMVAIAVENARMHKRLLERQRVEHELEIGHQIQQNFLPSEFPSYENLILSARNIPALELGGDFYDFLDFGGGKVGLVIGDVSGKGVPAALFMVRAMSEIRFHASLFKGVGKLMEEINNALVDQSMLGMFITLLIGILDYKEKVITFANAGHHPFVIRGADGEIRELLCRTGLPAGIMPGVKYEQSVAKINGGETIIGYTDGITEARNAKGEEFGEEKLKVLIEHKKLDAGEIIQYILDEVKTFSRDVPQHDDLTLIAATIK, translated from the coding sequence TTGAAAGACAAGGACAAAGGATCCACTTCATCAGAGAAACTCCGGCGCAAAGTATCCGACCTGAAAAAGCTTATCACTGTCGGCGGCATAATTAACTCAACGCTTGATATCAACGAACTTCTTGACCGCGCCATGAAAGTTGCGGAAAACATAATGAATGTCGAAGCAAGCGCATTGATGCTGCTCGATGAAAAAACAGATGAACTGGTCTTTAAAATAGCGCACGGAGATGCCGGTGAAAAAATCAAGGAAATAAGGCTTCGGAAAGGGCAGGGTATCGGAGGCTGGGTCGCCAGGGAACAGAAACCCCTTATAATTAATGATGTTGAAAATGATTCAAGGCACTTTAAAGGCGCCGATGAGCATTCCGGATTTAAAACCAGGGCTATACTGTGTGTCCCTTTAACCGCCAAAAATAAAACCATAGGGGTTTTGCAGGTATTGAATCCCATAGAGAAAGAAGGATTTGGTGATGAAGACAGGGAGTTGCTCGAATCATTCTCAAGCATGGTTGCGATAGCGGTTGAAAACGCCAGAATGCATAAGAGGCTTCTTGAAAGGCAGAGGGTTGAACATGAACTTGAAATAGGCCATCAGATACAGCAGAATTTTCTTCCTTCGGAATTCCCCTCATATGAAAACCTTATTTTAAGCGCAAGGAATATTCCCGCTCTTGAACTGGGAGGGGACTTTTACGATTTTCTGGATTTTGGCGGGGGTAAAGTCGGGCTGGTTATAGGCGATGTTTCCGGCAAAGGAGTTCCCGCCGCGCTTTTTATGGTAAGGGCAATGAGTGAAATAAGGTTCCACGCTTCGCTTTTCAAAGGCGTCGGAAAACTTATGGAAGAAATAAATAATGCCCTTGTCGACCAGAGCATGCTTGGGATGTTTATAACTCTTTTGATAGGAATACTGGATTATAAGGAAAAGGTGATTACTTTCGCCAATGCGGGGCATCACCCTTTTGTCATTCGCGGAGCGGATGGTGAAATCAGGGAACTATTATGCCGGACCGGACTGCCGGCGGGAATAATGCCGGGAGTAAAATATGAGCAATCCGTCGCAAAAATCAATGGGGGAGAGACAATCATAGGTTATACCGACGGGATAACGGAAGCGAGAAACGCAAAGGGAGAGGAGTTCGGAGAGGAAAAGCTGAAAGTTCTCATTGAACATAAAAAACTTGACGCCGGCGAGATAATTCAATATATACTTGATGAGGTTAAAACATTTTCCAGGGATGTCCCGCAACACGATGATTTAACTTTGATTGCGGCAACAATTAAATAA